One part of the Streptomyces lydicus genome encodes these proteins:
- a CDS encoding asparagine synthase-related protein, which produces MRWLVGWSSAATGAAAGSSATGPAAGAQARAVLPVGAQLLWGDPDPLWAVGDWRPDEVRVVQADPETRLAVFGVCGATDDQLRVGLFAARGGALRHLTAWSGSYTAVVQVGRRITVTGDLAGARPVFHTPWAGGTAYATAALPLADLIEASLDVGHLAALLACPDVPEALGAGTPYEGVRRIPPGHALVLRGGTRDVTSYEPTTSLAVAAPQLAPEQAVDGVRDALVEAVRARLAGPRHAPDPDGLDGLDPGPVPGMGLAERRAARGGPAPGVGADLSGGSASGTLALLAAGLPGQPGRLGGHGERLLAVTFNDRATNGVQAHRDAELERARSIADNPRLHHVVVAAGEEALPYADLDSGPLTDEPGPSLTTAGRHRRRLLAGSADHFVGHGARQVLDAHPARLADLLMDRRRRHLLRPVTALAKADGPSAHSVLVPFTVYRAARKLARTPYPEGIADAARRLLERQFTDEPATGGAVDASLAALTWCRPGPAARWLTGEALAEVSVRLGEAATRSPAGGRPGERRARAALARQAADHRVLEQAAEVRNQRLHAPFLDNQVVLACRALPDTLRVQPGARAAVLRSVLAGAGVRDLPPGWGATSHLTHTAAVRAGLRGAVGDLVQLFDAPLLADAGLIEARVVRKALRAAAEGAPLPLDGLAELVSTELWLRRLVARRGTCWTGAEAPRQRAVAAGVVPRARLS; this is translated from the coding sequence ATGCGCTGGTTGGTGGGGTGGAGCAGTGCCGCCACAGGGGCCGCTGCAGGCTCGTCCGCCACCGGCCCGGCGGCCGGTGCGCAGGCCCGCGCCGTGCTCCCCGTGGGCGCCCAACTCCTGTGGGGCGACCCGGATCCGCTGTGGGCGGTCGGCGACTGGCGGCCGGACGAGGTCCGCGTCGTGCAGGCCGACCCCGAGACCCGGCTCGCCGTCTTCGGGGTCTGCGGAGCCACCGACGACCAGCTGCGGGTCGGGCTGTTCGCGGCGCGCGGCGGTGCCCTGCGGCACCTCACCGCCTGGTCCGGCAGCTACACCGCCGTCGTCCAGGTGGGGCGCCGGATCACCGTCACCGGAGACCTGGCCGGCGCCCGTCCCGTCTTCCACACCCCCTGGGCCGGCGGCACCGCCTACGCGACCGCCGCCCTCCCGCTCGCCGACCTGATAGAGGCCAGCCTCGACGTCGGCCACCTGGCCGCGCTGCTGGCCTGCCCGGACGTCCCCGAGGCGCTCGGCGCCGGCACCCCGTACGAGGGCGTCCGCCGGATCCCGCCCGGCCACGCCCTGGTGCTGCGCGGCGGCACCCGCGACGTCACCTCCTACGAGCCGACCACCTCGCTCGCCGTCGCCGCGCCCCAACTCGCCCCGGAACAAGCCGTGGACGGCGTCCGCGACGCACTGGTCGAGGCGGTCCGCGCCCGGCTGGCCGGGCCCCGGCACGCCCCCGACCCGGACGGACTCGACGGCCTCGACCCGGGCCCGGTGCCCGGGATGGGGCTGGCCGAGCGGCGCGCCGCACGGGGCGGGCCGGCCCCCGGCGTCGGCGCCGACCTCTCCGGCGGCAGCGCCTCGGGAACCCTGGCCCTCCTGGCCGCCGGCCTGCCCGGCCAGCCCGGAAGGCTGGGGGGCCACGGCGAGCGCCTGTTGGCCGTCACCTTCAACGACCGTGCCACCAACGGCGTGCAGGCCCACCGCGACGCCGAACTGGAGCGCGCCCGCAGCATCGCCGACAACCCGCGGCTGCACCACGTCGTCGTCGCGGCCGGCGAGGAGGCCCTCCCGTACGCCGACCTCGACAGCGGCCCGCTCACGGACGAGCCGGGCCCCTCGCTCACCACGGCGGGCCGCCACCGCCGGCGGCTGCTGGCCGGCAGCGCGGACCACTTCGTCGGGCACGGCGCCCGCCAGGTCCTCGACGCCCACCCGGCCCGGCTCGCCGACCTCCTCATGGACCGCCGCCGGCGCCATCTGCTGCGCCCGGTCACCGCGTTGGCGAAGGCCGACGGGCCGTCCGCCCACTCGGTCCTGGTGCCGTTCACGGTCTACCGCGCGGCCCGCAAACTCGCCCGCACGCCGTACCCGGAGGGCATCGCCGACGCGGCCCGGCGCCTGCTGGAGCGGCAGTTCACCGACGAACCCGCCACCGGGGGCGCCGTGGACGCCTCGCTGGCCGCGCTCACCTGGTGCCGGCCGGGGCCGGCGGCCCGCTGGCTCACGGGTGAGGCGCTGGCCGAGGTGTCGGTCCGGCTCGGTGAGGCGGCGACCCGCTCGCCCGCCGGGGGCCGCCCCGGGGAGCGGCGGGCCCGTGCGGCGCTGGCCCGGCAGGCCGCCGACCACCGCGTCCTCGAGCAGGCCGCCGAGGTCCGCAACCAGCGGCTGCACGCGCCCTTCCTCGACAACCAGGTGGTGCTGGCCTGCCGCGCGCTGCCGGACACCCTGCGGGTGCAGCCCGGCGCGCGGGCCGCCGTACTGCGCTCCGTACTGGCCGGGGCGGGCGTACGGGACCTGCCGCCCGGGTGGGGCGCCACCTCGCACCTCACCCACACCGCGGCCGTACGGGCCGGGCTGCGCGGCGCCGTCGGCGATCTGGTGCAGCTCTTCGACGCGCCGCTGCTGGCGGACGCCGGGCTGATCGAGGCGCGGGTGGTCCGCAAGGCGCTGCGCGCCGCGGCCGAGGGGGCCCCGCTCCCGTTGGACGGACTGGCCGAACTGGTCTCCACGGAACTGTGGTTGCGGCGCCTGGTGGCGCGGCGGGGCACCTGCTGGACGGGCGCCGAGGCACCGCGCCAACGGGCCGTCGCCGCGGGAGTGGTCCCCCGGGCGCGCTTGTCGTGA
- the lhgO gene encoding L-2-hydroxyglutarate oxidase, with protein sequence MAAYDCDVLVIGAGIVGLSTAHAITRAAPGTRVVVLEKESGPARHQTGRNSGVIHSGIYYPPGSLKARFALQGSAEMVKFCTEHDIPHEVTGKLIVATDRSELPRLHGLIQRGREHGLPVRELGPAQIAEYEPEVRGLAAIHVGTTGICDFTAVARQYARLAQDAGARIVHDAEVTTIGRRPGRVAVRTADGTVHRARALVNCAGLHCDRIARLAGDAPGMRIVPFRGEYFTLAPERASLVRGLVYPVPDPAFPFLGVHLTRGIDGAVHIGPNAVPALAREGYDWRTVHPAELAGTLMYPGSWRIARRHWRYGAGELHRSLSRRAFADAVRRLLPAAREEDLRPAPAGVRAQAVLPDGTLVDDFLIADSPGMIHVLNAPSPAATASLPIGREVARRVLGILGPTRA encoded by the coding sequence GTGGCGGCGTACGACTGCGACGTTCTGGTGATCGGTGCCGGCATCGTCGGGCTCTCCACGGCCCATGCGATCACGCGTGCCGCGCCGGGGACCCGCGTCGTGGTCCTGGAGAAGGAGTCCGGTCCGGCCCGCCATCAGACCGGGCGCAACAGCGGCGTGATCCACAGCGGCATCTACTACCCGCCCGGCTCGCTCAAGGCCCGCTTCGCCCTCCAGGGCTCGGCGGAAATGGTCAAGTTCTGCACCGAACACGACATTCCCCATGAGGTCACCGGCAAGCTGATCGTCGCCACCGACCGCAGCGAGCTGCCGCGGCTGCACGGACTGATCCAGCGCGGCCGCGAGCACGGCCTGCCGGTCCGCGAGCTGGGCCCGGCCCAGATAGCCGAGTACGAACCCGAGGTGCGCGGCCTGGCCGCCATCCACGTCGGCACGACCGGCATCTGCGACTTCACCGCGGTCGCCCGGCAGTACGCCCGCCTCGCGCAGGACGCCGGCGCCCGGATCGTCCACGACGCCGAGGTGACCACGATCGGCCGCCGCCCCGGCCGGGTCGCGGTCCGCACGGCCGACGGCACGGTCCACCGCGCCCGCGCCCTGGTCAACTGCGCCGGTCTGCACTGCGACCGGATCGCCCGGCTGGCCGGCGACGCGCCGGGCATGCGCATCGTCCCGTTCCGCGGCGAGTACTTCACCCTCGCCCCGGAGCGTGCCTCCCTCGTCCGCGGCCTGGTCTACCCGGTCCCCGACCCGGCCTTCCCGTTCCTCGGCGTCCATCTGACCCGCGGCATCGACGGCGCCGTCCACATCGGCCCCAACGCCGTCCCCGCGCTGGCCCGCGAGGGCTACGACTGGCGCACGGTCCACCCCGCCGAGCTGGCCGGCACCCTGATGTACCCCGGCTCCTGGCGGATAGCCCGCCGCCACTGGCGCTACGGCGCCGGCGAACTCCACCGCTCCCTGTCCCGGCGAGCCTTCGCCGACGCGGTCCGCCGCCTGCTGCCCGCCGCCCGCGAGGAGGACCTCCGCCCCGCCCCGGCCGGTGTCCGCGCCCAGGCGGTGCTGCCCGACGGCACCCTCGTCGACGACTTCCTGATCGCCGACTCCCCCGGCATGATCCACGTCCTCAACGCCCCGTCCCCCGCGGCCACCGCCTCCCTGCCGATCGGCCGCGAGGTGGCCCGGAGGGTGCTGGGGATACTGGGCCCGACCCGCGCATGA
- the trmB gene encoding tRNA (guanosine(46)-N7)-methyltransferase TrmB translates to MSENSTTPATATAEPDAPEAVTAAAPQSADASQRRGGPMFPDGTGPAADPAGSHHERRIRSFQPRRSRVSPSQADALRRLWPTWGRDIDGLSRIDLDAFFGGLPVVLEIGFGMGEATAQMAAADPTTGILACDVHTPGQGNLLGLAERNGLSNVRVANGDAIILLREMLAPASLAGLRVFFPDPWPKKRHHKRRLIQPEFLALATSRLAPGALVHCATDWEPYAEQMLEVLSAEPTLENLHSGYAPRPDFRPLTKFEGQGLEKGHVVHDLLFRRRDEQGAPAA, encoded by the coding sequence GTGTCCGAGAACTCCACCACCCCCGCCACCGCCACCGCGGAACCAGACGCTCCGGAAGCCGTCACCGCGGCGGCCCCCCAGTCCGCCGACGCGTCCCAGCGGCGCGGCGGTCCCATGTTCCCCGACGGAACGGGGCCCGCGGCCGACCCTGCCGGGTCGCACCACGAGCGGCGGATCCGGTCCTTCCAGCCCCGCCGCAGCCGGGTCTCGCCCAGCCAGGCCGACGCCCTGCGGCGGCTGTGGCCGACGTGGGGACGGGACATCGACGGGCTGTCCCGCATCGACCTCGACGCGTTCTTCGGCGGGCTGCCGGTCGTCCTGGAGATCGGCTTCGGGATGGGTGAGGCCACCGCGCAGATGGCGGCCGCCGACCCGACCACCGGCATCCTGGCCTGCGACGTCCACACCCCCGGCCAGGGCAATCTGCTCGGTCTCGCGGAGCGGAACGGCCTGTCCAACGTCCGGGTGGCCAACGGCGACGCGATCATCCTGCTGCGCGAGATGCTCGCTCCCGCGTCCCTGGCCGGCCTGCGCGTCTTCTTCCCCGACCCGTGGCCCAAGAAGCGCCACCACAAGCGGCGCCTCATCCAGCCGGAGTTCCTCGCGCTGGCGACCAGCCGGCTAGCGCCCGGCGCGCTCGTCCACTGCGCGACCGACTGGGAGCCGTACGCCGAGCAGATGCTGGAGGTCCTCTCCGCCGAGCCGACCCTGGAGAACCTCCACTCCGGCTACGCGCCGCGGCCGGACTTCCGGCCCCTGACCAAGTTCGAGGGCCAGGGTCTGGAGAAGGGGCATGTCGTCCATGACCTGCTCTTCCGCCGCCGCGACGAGCAGGGCGCCCCGGCCGCGTGA